A genome region from Cucumis sativus cultivar 9930 chromosome 4, Cucumber_9930_V3, whole genome shotgun sequence includes the following:
- the LOC101211530 gene encoding gamma aminobutyrate transaminase 1, mitochondrial, which produces MAINQLLRSTLRSQLGTFAKTVISSGRASQEHAILAPFLSRLHSTQASAQKEDSGFKGHDMLAPFTAGWQTTDVNPLIIERSEGSYVYDIDGRKYLDSLAGLWCTSLGGNESRLVAAAMKQLNTLPFYHSFWNRTTRPSLDLAKDLLEMFTARKMGKVFFVNSGSEANDTQVKLVWYYNNALGRPDKKKFIARSKSYHGSTLISASLTGLPALHQKFDIPAPFVLHTDCPHYWRFHLPGETEEEFSTRLAKNLEDLIIKEGPETIAAFIAEPVMGAGGVIPPPATYFEKIQAVVKKYDILFIADEVICAFGRLGTMFGCDKYNIKPDLVSLAKALSSGYMPIGAVIVSPEISDVIHSQSNKLGSFSHGFTYSGHPVACAVAIETLKIYKERNIVEKVNSISSRFQDGLKAFSDSPIVGEIRGTGLILGTEFVDNKSPNDPFPPEWGVGAYFGAECQKNGMLVRVSGDTIMMSPPFIISPQEVDELISIYGKALKATEERVKELKAQR; this is translated from the exons tTAGGTACCTTTGCAAAAACCGTTATTTCTTCTGGAAGAGCTTCACAGGAACATGCCATCTTGGCTCCTTTCTTGTCCCGCTTACACAGTACTCAGGCTTCAGCACAAAAAGAGGATTCAGG GTTTAAGGGGCATGATATGCTTGCGCCTTTTACTGCAGGATGGCAGACCACTGATGTTAATCCACTAATTATAGAAAGATCGGAG GGTTCATATGTATATGACATTGATGGAAGGAAGTACCTTGATTCTCTTGCTGGTCTATGGTGCACATCTTTAG GGGGAAATGAATCACGACTTGTGGCAGCTGCaatgaaacaattaaataCCTTGCCATTTTACCACTCCTTTTGGAATCGTACTACTAGGCCTTCTTTG GATCTGGCAAAGGATCTACTTGAAATGTTTACAGCtagaaaaatgggaaaagtaTTTTTTGTGAACAGTGGTTCAGAAGCCAATGATACCCAG GTCAAGCTGGTGTGGTACTATAACAATGCACTTGGAAGAcctgataaaaaaaagttcattgCTCGCTCAAAGTC TTATCATGGTTCAACATTGATATCAGCTAGTCTTACTGG CCTTCCAGCTTTGCACCAGAAGTTTGACATTCCAGCTCCATTTGTTCTGCACACTGATTGTCCACATTACTGGCGTTTCCATCTTCCAG GTGAGACAGAGGAAGAGTTCTCAACCAGACTAGCCAAAAACTTAGAAGACCTTATAATCAAGGAGGGACCGGAGACG ATTGCTGCATTCATAGCTGAACCTGTCATGGGGGCCGGTGGTGTGATTCCTCCACCAGCtacttattttgaaaag ATCCAAGCTGTGGTCAAGAAGTACGATATACTTTTTATTGCCGATGAG gtCATATGTGCCTTTGGAAGACTAGGGACAATGTTTGGATGCGataaatacaatattaaaCCAGATCTTGTATCTCTTGCAAAG GCACTTTCCTCGGGTTACATGCCTATTGGAGCTGTTATTGTGAGCCCCGAAATCTCTGATGTGATTCACTCTCAAAGCAACAAGCTAG GTTCCTTTTCTCATGGATTTACTTATTCTGGACACCCGGTGGCATGTGCTGTTGCAATTGAAACACTCAAGATTTATAA GGAAAGGAATATTGTGGAGAAAGTAAATAGCATCTCCTCAAGATTTCAAGATGGTCTAAAAGCTTTCTCTGATAGCCCTATTGTTGGAGAG ATACGGGGGACTGGCTTGATCTTAGGCACAGAGTTTGTAGACAATAAATCACCAAATGATCCATTCCCTCCTGAATGGG GAGTTGGGGCATATTTTGGAGCCGAATGTCAGAAAAATGGTATGCTAGTACGTGTTTCAGGGGACACTATAATGATGTCTCCACCATTTATCATCTCTCCTCAAGAAGTTGATGAG TTAATCAGCATTTATGGGAAGGCACTGAAGGCTACTGAAGAAAGAGTGAAGGAATTGAAGGCTCAGAGGTAG
- the LOC101220932 gene encoding gamma aminobutyrate transaminase 2, producing MPILNQLLRNSTLNNSQLGTFTKVVTLCRRASQNHGILAPFLSRFHGTEALAQEKEPKVKGHDMLAPFTSGWESNNVGPMIMARSEGSYVYDNNGRKYLDALAGLWCTALGGNESRLVAAATKQLNTLPFYHSFWNHTTQPSLDLAKELLEMFTARKMGKVFFTNSGSEANDTQVKIVWYYNNALGRPKKKKFISHSKGYHGTTFIAASLSGLSFLHENFDVPASFVLHTDCPHYWRYHLPGETEEEFSTRLAKNMEDLILNEGPETIAAFIAEPIMGAGGAIIPPATYFEKIQAVLKKYDILFIADEVISAFGRVGAMFGCDKFNIKPDLVSLAKALSSAYMPIGAVLVSPEISDVIQSQSSKLGCFSHGFTYSGHPVTSAVALETLKIYQERNIVEQVNRISQRFQEGIKAFSDSPIIGEIRGTGLVSGIDLAENKSANNPFPPEWGLGKYFGAECRKNGLIVRAGGDNISMAPPLIISPEEVDEIISTFGKALKATEERVKQLKAQK from the exons ATGCCAATCCTCAATCAACTTCTTCGTAATTCCACTCTCAATAACTCTCAG TTGGGTACCTTCACAAAAGTGGTAACTTTGTGTAGAAGAGCTTCACAGAACCATGGCATCCTAGCTCCTTTCTTGTCTCGCTTTCACGGCACGGAAGCCTTAGCACAAGAAAAGGAACCCAA GGTGAAAGGGCATGATATGCTTGCACCTTTTACTTCAGGATGGGAGAGCAACAATGTTGGTCCAATGATTATGGCAAGATCTGAG GGTTCATATGTATATGACAATAATGGAAGGAAGTACCTTGATGCTCTTGCTGGTCTATGGTGCACAGCCTTAG gAGGAAATGAATCTCGGCTTGTGGCAGCTGCAACTAAACAACTAAATACCTTGCCATTTTACCATTCCTTTTGGAATCATACTACCCAACCTTCTTTG GATCTGGCAAAGGAACTACTTGAAATGTTTACAGCtagaaaaatgggaaaagtgTTTTTTACAAATAGTGGTTCAGAAGCTAATGATACTCAG GTGAAGATAGTATGGTACTATAACAATGCACTTGGAAggccaaaaaagaaaaagttcattTCTCACTCAAAAGG GTATCATGGTACAACATTCATAGCAGCCAGTCTTTCAGG CCTTTCATTTTTGCACGAGAACTTCGACGTTCCAGCTTCATTCGTTCTACACACTGATTGTCCACATTACTGGCGTTACCATCTTCCAG GTGAGACAGAGGAAGAGTTCTCAACCAGATTAGCAAAAAACATGGAAGACCTTATACTTAATGAGGGACCAGAGACA ATTGCTGCATTCATTGCTGAACCTATCATGGGAGCTGGTGGTGCAATTATTCCGCCTGCtacttattttgaaaag ATCCAAGCTGTGCTTAAGAAGTatgatatactttttattgCTGATGAG gTAATATCTGCGTTTGGAAGAGTAGGGGCAATGTTTGGATGtgataaattcaatattaaacCGGACCTTGTATCTCTTGCTAAG GCACTTTCATCAGCATACATGCCTATTGGAGCTGTTCTGGTGAGCCCTGAAATCTCTGATGTAATTCAATCTCAAAGCAGCAAGCTAG GTTGCTTTTCTCATGGATTTACTTATTCTGGACACCCGGTCACATCTGCTGTTGCACTTGAAACACTCAAGATCTACCA GGAAAGGAATATTGTGGAGCAAGTAAATAGAATCTCCCAAAGATTTCAAGAGGGAATAAAAGCTTTCTCTGATAGCCCTATCATTGGAGAG ATAAGGGGGACTGGCTTGGTGTCAGGCATAGATTTGGCAGAAAATAAATCAGCAAATAACCCCTTCCCTCCTGAATGGG GACTCGGCAAATATTTTGGAGCTGAATGTCGGAAAAATGGTTTGATAGTACGAGCTGGAGGGGATAATATATCAATGGCTCCGCCACTGATAATATCTCCTGAAGAAGTTGATGAG ATAATCAGCACATTTGGGAAAGCTCTGAAGGCTACAGAAGAAAGAGTGAAGCAATTGAAGGCTCAGAAGTAG